The sequence GGACACAATTCGAGCCTGATGTTGTAAAAGCACTTATTGAGGTCTTAGAGAGTGATATATCAAAAGGCATCGGGTAGGATGGCATTAGCACACCCTACCCATCTACTCATTGTCCTGTCCTTATCAGCCACGGCTGATTCGCTGTGGCGAAAAAGGCTAATTTTTAATGATACTTCTCGCCTTCCTTTAGACTTTTATACTTCTTTTCTTCCTTAGAATAGAGGCGTTTATTCTTTACCTGTGGTATTGAGAAATTACCTTTAACCTGCCACTTATCCTTCAGGTAATACCACGGCGCAAAGCTTGAGGTCTTCCAGCCTTCTTTGACCTTTATCTCTGTTGTAGCCTGCATATCCTTTATGAATAAACCCTTTTTATTGGCTACTACAGTATGTTTTCCGTCAAAGGGTTCTGCACCCTGGTCTGAAAATTTCCACGAAACCTCTTGTCTTTGCTCTCCACCCTTTGTGTGGCAGCTTTCGCACTTCCTTGATTTGCCATATTTGTGAGACATCTTGTCCATCTGTATCCACGCAAGGACATTGTCATTTTCAGGCATCCCTTTCAGTAGCCCAACAAATGCATAGGCATCATCTGTCCTTTCAAGGTCAGGGAGATTTAAAGGGTATCTCCATGCAAGCCCGAGTTTAAGTCCCCCTGCAGATTTCTGGTTCATTGCAGCCATTGCATAGGGCTTTACAGGTATCCATCTTCCTTTCTGGTCTTTGATAAGAATGGGCTCTTTCATTACACCATAATAGTCTTTATACTTTTTGAAAGGCGTAGCAACACCACCAACCTTACCAGGTCCCCAGAATGTGCCGGTATAACCACCAACATCCTGGATATGGCATGCCTCACATGAGAGTTTTTTGTGAATAGATTTTGAGACTGCCTTCACAGCAGGCTCATGGCACTTGTTACATTTAGCCTGCCTCTTTACCTGTCCATGCAGGAGTTTTTTATTCTTAGCCGCAGTCTCATGACAGTCTGTGCAGAGGAGCCCCTTTGAATAATGCACATCAGGGGTTAATCCCTTTGGATTTGAATAATCTCCTGCTATGTAGCCAGCTCCCCTCCTTCTGTCCTCAGGCCCTGCATGGCATATGGAACCCCTTCCACCACCATAGCAAGTCTGGGGAGATGGAGCCTTTGTGAATGTATGAGATCCCATCCTGGGGTTGTTCGGGTCTTTCTTGCCTGGTTTGTAGTGACAGTCAAGGCAGCCCACATGGCATGTGTTACACGCCTTCTGGTTAATCTTAGCCATTTCCTGTGTGTAGGGGACAGATGTGTTTTTTGCTATCTCAGCTTGACTATCCACAAACCATAGACCGCAATTATGGGGTCCCCTTTTCTTATCGGTCCATATCTTATACTGGCTCTGCTTTGCATTGTGACCCATGGCGGTCTTCTTGAATTCCTCCATCTGCTTTTGGTGGCAGATGCCACAGGTCTTTTCCTGAACAGAGTAATCATAAGAGAGGGTATCAGGGTTTTTGTCATGAAATAAAATTGTGTTTACCTCTGGGTCTTTTACCTGTTTTCCTTCTTTTTCAACCATTGGCAAAAGGTCAATCATTTGATTTTTCCCTCTTGGCTCCAGAGACTCAGGCGCAAATTTCTTAAGTTTATCCCTTGTCACTGCTTCGAATCCCTTCGTCTTCACATAGTAGAGCCTGAGTATTCCCTTATGTGCGCCTTCCCTGGTATTGTCCTTTGGATTTCCGAGGTGACAGTCTGTGCATGAGGCAGGCATACCTGTCTGCTTGGCAACCTCCTCCTGGGTCATTGTGAATTGCGGAAAACCCAGCTCTTTCATCTTAGCTGCATTACTATGGCACTCAAGACAGCTATTGACATCCTGAGGCTTTTGCTGCGCAGTGGTTTTACTGCTGACAATGAGTAATGAGATAATACCCAGTGTCAGGACAAAAAATATTAATATCGATTTCCTCATTTCCCCTCCTTAATCAATTAATCGTTTTGTCAAAACTTAACCACAGAGAACACAGAGTTCACAGAGAAAAGTGTAAAGAAAAATTGTAACTCTGTGACCTCTGTGGTTAAATCTCCACTTAAAAATAAGCAAGGGTAATGCCATCTTGAGAATGTAAGATTTTCAAGGACTTATCTTTTAATAAATATCGGGATAAATGCAAAATGCATCGAATAATCTTAGAAGCAGCGACGGAGAGGATTGACAATAAAGATAATTTCTCGGAGTGCATTATGCAATCAATAAATTGCAATCTGCAATGTGCTCCCATCTTTATCACCTTAAAATACCACAGAATAATTTTTGTATGATTTAGTGTAGGGTTTAGGTAAGCTATGTGCTGGAAATAAGAGGGGAAATTGGTTAGAGGAAATATATGTTATAGATGCGGTAAGGATTTAGACAAATGGTATGTTGAAGAAGGAGATTTAGTAATTAGTAGAGAAAAGATGGTCTGTCCCAATTGTGGCTGGGAATTAGAGGGTGCAATGGAATTTCACGAAATTGAAACTGAAGAAGAATCCAACGGCTCCTAATTTTGTGCGAATCTTACCTTAGGTCAAATGTTATATCTCCTGATTTTTCTCCACAGTGTTGTCTTATCTATTCCGAGAAGCTCTGCCGCCCTATTTCTGTCTCCATCTGTCTCTTTCAAAATCCGGAGGATATGTTCTTTCTCTAATTCTTTGAGCGTAGGTATTCTTCTTATATTTTTAGCATCACCTCTCTTAAGGATATAGGCTGGAAGGTCGCTGACTTCTATGGTATCGCCGTCCATAAGGGTTATAGCCCTTTCTATCACATTCTCCAGCTCTCTAATATTCCCTTTCCATTCATATCCCATCAACACTTTCAGAACATCTTCTGTAACCCCTTTTATCTCTTTTCCATAATAGTGATTGAATTTTTTTATAAAGTGGTTAATCAAAAGGGGGATGTCTTCCCTTCTCTCCCTGAGCGGAGGCAATGATATAGTAACGACATTAAGCCTGTGAAACAGGTCTTCCCTGAATCTACCATCTTCAACGAGTCTCTCAATATCCTGATTTGTGGCTGAAATGAATCTCACATCCACTTTTACCTCTACAGTGCCACCTACCCTGAAGAAATTCTTTTCCTGAATCACCCTGAGGAGCCTTACCTGCATCGGTTCACTTATATTTCCAATCTCATCCAGAAATAGCGTCCCTCCATCTGCTGCCTCTATAAGCCCCTTTTTCTGTTCATAAGCGCCGGTGAATGCGCCTTTTTCATGGCCAAAAAGCTCGTTCTCAAGCAGATTATCCGGTATTGCGCCGCAGTTCACTGCAATAAACCTGTTTTTCCTTCTCGGGCCGTTATAATGTATGGCCCTTGCTATAAGTTCCTTTCCTGTGCCACTCTCACCGCAGATTATTACATTTGACCTCGACTGTGATATCTTCTTAACGACTTCAAAAACCTGCATCATCCTGGGATGCTGGCCTATAATGCTTTCGAAGCTGAATCTCTCGGCCAATTCTTCCTTCAGCAACCTGTTTTCATCAAGGAGTATTTTATTTTCTAATGCCCTTTCGACGATGAGCAAAAGCTCATCAGGGTCTATAGGTTTTCTTATATAATCATAGGCACCGAGTTTCATGGCCTCTACTGCACTTTCAACCGTGGAAAAACCCGTGATCATAATTACATGGGTGTCAGGGGATTTCTTTTTGGTCTCTTTCATTATTTTCATGCCGTCAAATTCAGGCATTTTGAGGTCAGTTATCAGCAGGTCATATTTGTCCCTTTCGATCCTCTTGAGTGCCTCTGAGCTGCTTTGTATGATTTCATGTTTGCAGTCGCATTTATTGAGTATCCTCTCGAGGATCGAGCATGTGACAGGGTCGTCATCCACAGCCAGCACCCTCAGATTCTCATACATGACTGCCTCCATCACAGGGAAGTGTAATGATGCACCTTGTCCCCTCGCCTAATTCACTTTCTATGTTTATGCTTCCCATGTGTTTTTGCACAATCCCATAACTGACTGCCAGCCCAAGCC comes from Nitrospirota bacterium and encodes:
- a CDS encoding NapC/NirT family cytochrome c — protein: MRKSILIFFVLTLGIISLLIVSSKTTAQQKPQDVNSCLECHSNAAKMKELGFPQFTMTQEEVAKQTGMPASCTDCHLGNPKDNTREGAHKGILRLYYVKTKGFEAVTRDKLKKFAPESLEPRGKNQMIDLLPMVEKEGKQVKDPEVNTILFHDKNPDTLSYDYSVQEKTCGICHQKQMEEFKKTAMGHNAKQSQYKIWTDKKRGPHNCGLWFVDSQAEIAKNTSVPYTQEMAKINQKACNTCHVGCLDCHYKPGKKDPNNPRMGSHTFTKAPSPQTCYGGGRGSICHAGPEDRRRGAGYIAGDYSNPKGLTPDVHYSKGLLCTDCHETAAKNKKLLHGQVKRQAKCNKCHEPAVKAVSKSIHKKLSCEACHIQDVGGYTGTFWGPGKVGGVATPFKKYKDYYGVMKEPILIKDQKGRWIPVKPYAMAAMNQKSAGGLKLGLAWRYPLNLPDLERTDDAYAFVGLLKGMPENDNVLAWIQMDKMSHKYGKSRKCESCHTKGGEQRQEVSWKFSDQGAEPFDGKHTVVANKKGLFIKDMQATTEIKVKEGWKTSSFAPWYYLKDKWQVKGNFSIPQVKNKRLYSKEEKKYKSLKEGEKYH
- a CDS encoding sigma-54-dependent Fis family transcriptional regulator, which translates into the protein MYENLRVLAVDDDPVTCSILERILNKCDCKHEIIQSSSEALKRIERDKYDLLITDLKMPEFDGMKIMKETKKKSPDTHVIMITGFSTVESAVEAMKLGAYDYIRKPIDPDELLLIVERALENKILLDENRLLKEELAERFSFESIIGQHPRMMQVFEVVKKISQSRSNVIICGESGTGKELIARAIHYNGPRRKNRFIAVNCGAIPDNLLENELFGHEKGAFTGAYEQKKGLIEAADGGTLFLDEIGNISEPMQVRLLRVIQEKNFFRVGGTVEVKVDVRFISATNQDIERLVEDGRFREDLFHRLNVVTISLPPLRERREDIPLLINHFIKKFNHYYGKEIKGVTEDVLKVLMGYEWKGNIRELENVIERAITLMDGDTIEVSDLPAYILKRGDAKNIRRIPTLKELEKEHILRILKETDGDRNRAAELLGIDKTTLWRKIRRYNI